ATCCGACTTGGCGCCTCACAGCGAGCGGTCGCGCGGGCCCACCGGGGCGGGCAGGCGGGTGCTGCCGCGCACGGCGGCGTCGACCGCGGCCGCGCACGCGCGCCCGTCGGCGATCGCCCACACGACGAGGCTGGCGCCGCGGGTGGCGTCCCCGCACGAGAAGACCCCGTCGGCGCTGGTCGACCACCGGTCGTCGACCTCGACGGTGCCCCGCTCGCCGGCGACGCCGACCCCGGCCTCGCCGAGCAGGTCCTCCGCGCCGGTCCCGACGAAGCCGGTGGCCAGCAGCACGAGGTCGGCGGGCAGGTCGCGCTCGGAGCCCTCGACCGCGCGGAACGAGCGCAGGCCGGTCTCGTCGAAGGTGCGCTCGACGGTCCGGACCCGGACGTGGGTGACCCGGCCCTCGTCGTCGCCGACGAAGCAGACGGTCTGGGTCGCCCAGCTCTCGACGACGCCCTCCTCGTGGGCGGGGCCCTTGCGGTGCACGCGGGTCCACTGCGGCCACGGGTTGGAGACGGCGTCGCGGACGACGGGCGGCGTCGGGTTGTGGTCGAGCACCGTGACGGACTCCGCGCCCTGACGGTTGGCCGTGCCGAGGCAGTCCGCCGCGGTGTCGCCGCCTCCGATGACGACCACGTGCTTGCCGCGCGCGGTCACCGGGACGTCGGGGGCCTTGCCGGCGACGTAGCGGTTGGCCTCGGGCAGGTAGTCCATCGCCTGGACGACGCCGTCGAGCTCGCGGCCGGGGACGTCGAGCTCGCGGGGGGCGAGCGCGCCGACGGCGAGGACGACGGCGTCGAACTGCCGGCGCAGGCGCG
The Aquipuribacter hungaricus DNA segment above includes these coding regions:
- a CDS encoding glutamate synthase subunit beta; this translates as MPVDPWGFTKTPRQDMPKRPVALRLRDFDPVYARQQEDVVRQQASRCMGCGVPFCHQGCPLGNLIPEWNELVLDADWQRAIDRLHATNNFPEFTGWLCPAPCEAACVLAISDDPVSIKQIELSIIDKAWDSGWVVPLPPERMTSHTAAVVGSGPAGLAAAQQLTRVGWTVVVYERSDEVGGLLRYGIPDFKMPKRAIDRRIEQMRAEGTRFVTGVEVGSEAMPVSRLRRQFDAVVLAVGALAPRELDVPGRELDGVVQAMDYLPEANRYVAGKAPDVPVTARGKHVVVIGGGDTAADCLGTANRQGAESVTVLDHNPTPPVVRDAVSNPWPQWTRVHRKGPAHEEGVVESWATQTVCFVGDDEGRVTHVRVRTVERTFDETGLRSFRAVEGSERDLPADLVLLATGFVGTGAEDLLGEAGVGVAGERGTVEVDDRWSTSADGVFSCGDATRGASLVVWAIADGRACAAAVDAAVRGSTRLPAPVGPRDRSL